A window of Lysobacter terrestris contains these coding sequences:
- a CDS encoding alpha/beta fold hydrolase yields MLEAWTEVWLDPRFAGWSLDAWLSQVRCPVLAIHGDGDDYGSVAFPERIAHGVSVPAQLAVMKQCGHVPHRERPDEVLGLVADFIARG; encoded by the coding sequence GTGCTGGAGGCGTGGACCGAGGTCTGGCTGGATCCGCGCTTCGCCGGTTGGAGCCTCGATGCCTGGCTGTCGCAGGTGCGTTGCCCCGTGCTCGCGATCCACGGCGACGGCGACGACTATGGTTCGGTGGCATTCCCCGAACGCATCGCCCATGGCGTGTCCGTACCGGCGCAGCTGGCAGTGATGAAGCAGTGCGGGCACGTGCCGCACCGCGAGCGCCCGGACGAGGTGCTGGGGCTGGTGGCGGATTTCATCGCGCGCGGTTAG
- a CDS encoding DUF1653 domain-containing protein yields MSTLPALPVLPPGRYRHYKGNDYEVVAVVRHSETLEPLVLYRALYGEGGLWVRPYAMFVGNVSIEGRTVRRFAPVDAAGME; encoded by the coding sequence ATGTCGACACTGCCTGCATTGCCCGTGCTGCCGCCGGGCCGCTACCGCCACTACAAGGGCAACGATTACGAAGTCGTCGCGGTGGTGCGCCACAGCGAAACCCTCGAGCCGCTGGTCCTGTACCGCGCCTTGTACGGCGAAGGCGGGTTGTGGGTGCGCCCGTATGCGATGTTCGTCGGGAACGTGTCGATTGAGGGCCGCACGGTGCGACGATTTGCACCGGTCGATGCGGCGGGCATGGAGTAG
- a CDS encoding alpha/beta fold hydrolase, whose translation MTSLRIEDVFADVSGGRTFVRRWLPALPVTGVPIVLLHDSLGSVEQWRDFPAGLAERLQCEVIAYDRPGFGRSTPRHDAPSLDFIADEARSHFPVLRAALGLGDFGLLGHSVGGAMAVVIAATHADSCRFLVTESA comes from the coding sequence ATGACTTCCCTGCGCATCGAAGACGTCTTCGCGGACGTGTCCGGAGGCCGCACGTTCGTGCGCCGCTGGTTGCCGGCGTTGCCGGTGACCGGCGTGCCCATCGTGCTGCTGCACGATTCGCTCGGCAGCGTCGAACAATGGCGCGACTTTCCCGCAGGACTGGCCGAGCGCCTGCAGTGCGAGGTCATCGCCTACGACCGGCCCGGCTTCGGACGTTCGACGCCACGCCACGATGCCCCGTCGTTGGACTTCATCGCCGACGAGGCGCGCAGCCACTTCCCAGTCCTGCGCGCGGCACTGGGGCTGGGCGACTTCGGCCTGCTCGGTCACAGCGTGGGTGGTGCGATGGCGGTGGTGATCGCGGCGACGCACGCCGACAGCTGCCGCTTCCTGGTGACCGAATCCGCGTAG
- a CDS encoding c-type cytochrome, giving the protein MSTAEARATQATQRNRPHALSPALIEQGRQIFRYDTFGDEQQWTDRLRMHEVVETVPPVTALAVGLKVDADALPPGLLASADLDDPATTIALLKLDAVIGLKASISADNRITRLGITCALCHSTVDDSAAPGVGHRLDGWPNRDLDPGAIIALSPAVSDAAKAVYRSWGPGRYDPRFSIDGLSTPLVLPPAYGLQHVRNETYTGDGPVAYWNAYVAVTQMGGHGNFADPRLGIDIVQTPDLVTPKLPALRAYQLSLHAPVPPAGSYDAIAALRGRAVFAKNCKGCHVSATGTDNNSGRLHLPGETGMDGAYAARTATKAYRTTPLRGLWQHPPYFHDGSAATLADVVTHYDTALGLRLTPAQRSDLVEYLKTL; this is encoded by the coding sequence ATGAGCACCGCCGAGGCACGGGCCACGCAGGCGACCCAGCGCAACCGGCCGCACGCGCTGTCGCCGGCCCTGATCGAGCAGGGCCGGCAGATCTTCCGCTACGACACCTTCGGCGACGAACAGCAGTGGACCGATCGCCTGCGCATGCACGAAGTCGTGGAAACGGTGCCGCCGGTGACGGCGCTCGCCGTGGGCCTGAAGGTGGATGCCGATGCATTGCCGCCGGGCCTGCTCGCCAGCGCCGACCTCGACGATCCGGCCACCACGATCGCGCTGCTGAAGCTCGATGCCGTGATCGGACTGAAGGCGAGCATCAGCGCCGACAACCGCATCACCCGCCTGGGCATCACCTGCGCGCTGTGCCATTCCACCGTCGACGACTCGGCCGCGCCCGGCGTCGGCCACCGCCTCGATGGCTGGCCGAACCGCGACCTCGATCCGGGCGCGATCATCGCGCTCTCGCCCGCGGTGTCGGACGCCGCGAAGGCGGTCTACCGCAGCTGGGGACCGGGCCGGTACGACCCACGTTTCAGCATCGACGGCCTGAGCACGCCGCTGGTGCTGCCGCCGGCCTACGGCCTGCAGCACGTGCGCAACGAGACCTATACCGGCGACGGCCCGGTGGCGTACTGGAATGCCTACGTCGCGGTCACGCAGATGGGCGGCCACGGCAACTTCGCCGACCCACGCCTGGGCATCGACATCGTGCAGACGCCCGACCTGGTGACGCCGAAACTGCCGGCGCTGCGCGCCTACCAGCTCAGCCTGCACGCGCCGGTGCCGCCGGCCGGCAGTTACGACGCCATCGCCGCATTGCGCGGACGCGCCGTCTTCGCCAAGAACTGCAAGGGCTGCCACGTCAGCGCCACCGGCACCGACAACAACAGCGGCCGGCTGCACCTGCCCGGCGAAACCGGCATGGACGGCGCCTACGCCGCACGCACCGCGACCAAGGCCTACCGCACCACGCCGCTGCGCGGCCTGTGGCAACACCCGCCGTACTTCCACGACGGCAGCGCTGCGACGCTGGCCGACGTGGTCACGCACTACGACACCGCGCTCGGGCTGCGCCTGACGCCCGCGCAGCGCAGCGACCTGGTCGAGTACCTGAAGACGCTGTGA